A DNA window from Phaenicophaeus curvirostris isolate KB17595 chromosome 11, BPBGC_Pcur_1.0, whole genome shotgun sequence contains the following coding sequences:
- the GXYLT2 gene encoding glucoside xylosyltransferase 2 isoform X1, whose product MRLSCKVAAALLCLGSLLLLYLLAGSAAAPPRPPPSAPARPPPPSAPARPPPPPPPPRLGRSPPRGSALARARKPGEQKRSKEPSSSQCMHLAVVACGDRLEETLIMLKSAILFSNRRLCFHIFAEDSLKPEFEKKLKEWPSSYTKKFEYSIYPITFSVGNAQEWKKLFKPCAAQRLFLPVILKDVDSLLYVDTDVLFLRPIDDIWHILKEFNSTQLAAMAPEHEIPKIGWYSRFARHPYYGATGVNSGVMLMNLTRIRNTQFKNSMIPSGLTWEEMLYPLYQKYKNYITWGDQDLLNIIFYFNPECLYVFPCQWNYRPDHCMYGSNCKGAEEEGVSILHGNRGVYHDDKQPTFKALYEVIRDFPFEDNLFQSLYYPLQSKFLDTVHTLCGRIPQVFLKQIEKTMKKVYENRVIVYLGANHRY is encoded by the exons ATGCGGCTCTCCTGCAAGGTGGCGGCGGCGCTgctctgcctgggcagcctcctgctgctctaCCTGCTGGCGGGCAgcgccgccgcgccgccgcgACCGCCGCCCTccgcgcccgcccgcccgccgccgccctccgcgcccgcccgcccgccgccgccgccgccgccgccgcgcctcGGCCGCAGCCCCCCGCGCGGGAGCGCGCTCGCCCGCGCCAG gAAACCTGGAGAACAGAAACGTTCAAAAGAGCCTTCATCTTCGCAATGCATGCATCTGGCAGTAGTGGCATGTGGGGACCGGCTTGAAGAGACACTGATCATGCTGAAATCAGCAATTCTCTTTAGCAACAGGAGGCtctgttttcacatttttgcTGAGGATTCTCTTAAGCCTGAATTTGAGAAGAAG TTAAAGGAATGGCCTTCCTCATACACAAAGAAGTTTGAATACAGCATTTACCCAATAACCTTCTCAGTAGGAAATGCTCAGGAATGGAAAAAGTTATTCAAACCATGTGCTGCCCAGCGCCTTTTTCTTCCG GTCATTTTAAAGGATGTGGATTCTCTCCTTTATGTGGATACTGATGTTCTCTTCCTGAGACCCATCGATGACATCTGGCACATCTTGAAAGAGTTCAACTCTACACAGCTAGCTGCTATGGCCCCAGAACACGAGATACCAAAGATTGGCTGGTATAGCCGATTTGCACGTCATCCTTATTATGGGGCAACTGGAGTAAATTCTGGAGTGATGCTAATGAATTTAACACGGATACGCAACACTCAGTTCAAG AACAGCATGATACCGAGTGGTTTGACTTGGGAGGAAATGTTATATCCGTTATACCAAAAGTACAAAAATTACATTACATGGGGAGACCAGGATTtgctaaatataattttttactttaaCCCAG AGTGTCTCTATGTGTTTCCGTGTCAGTGGAACTACCGGCCTGACCACTGTATGTATGGAAGCAACTGTAAAGGTGCAGAAGAAGAAGGTGTCTCTATTCTGCACGGAAATAGAGGTGTCTATCATGATGACAAACAGCCTACCTTCAAGGCACTCTATGAAGTGATACGTGAT tttcCATTTGAAGACAATCTCTTCCAGTCTCTGTACTACCCTCTGCAGTCTAAGTTTCTGGACACAGTGCACACTTTATGTGGGAGAATTCCACAAGTATTTTTGAAGCAAATTGAGAAAACTATGAAGAAGGTCTATGAAAATCGTGTCATTGTCTACTTGGGGGCCAACCACAGATACTAA
- the GXYLT2 gene encoding glucoside xylosyltransferase 2 isoform X2, which yields MRLSCKVAAALLCLGSLLLLYLLAGSAAAPPRPPPSAPARPPPPRLGRSPPRGSALARARKPGEQKRSKEPSSSQCMHLAVVACGDRLEETLIMLKSAILFSNRRLCFHIFAEDSLKPEFEKKLKEWPSSYTKKFEYSIYPITFSVGNAQEWKKLFKPCAAQRLFLPVILKDVDSLLYVDTDVLFLRPIDDIWHILKEFNSTQLAAMAPEHEIPKIGWYSRFARHPYYGATGVNSGVMLMNLTRIRNTQFKNSMIPSGLTWEEMLYPLYQKYKNYITWGDQDLLNIIFYFNPECLYVFPCQWNYRPDHCMYGSNCKGAEEEGVSILHGNRGVYHDDKQPTFKALYEVIRDFPFEDNLFQSLYYPLQSKFLDTVHTLCGRIPQVFLKQIEKTMKKVYENRVIVYLGANHRY from the exons ATGCGGCTCTCCTGCAAGGTGGCGGCGGCGCTgctctgcctgggcagcctcctgctgctctaCCTGCTGGCGGGCAgcgccgccgcgccgccgcgACCGCCGCCCTccgcgcccgcccgc ccgccgccgccgcgcctcGGCCGCAGCCCCCCGCGCGGGAGCGCGCTCGCCCGCGCCAG gAAACCTGGAGAACAGAAACGTTCAAAAGAGCCTTCATCTTCGCAATGCATGCATCTGGCAGTAGTGGCATGTGGGGACCGGCTTGAAGAGACACTGATCATGCTGAAATCAGCAATTCTCTTTAGCAACAGGAGGCtctgttttcacatttttgcTGAGGATTCTCTTAAGCCTGAATTTGAGAAGAAG TTAAAGGAATGGCCTTCCTCATACACAAAGAAGTTTGAATACAGCATTTACCCAATAACCTTCTCAGTAGGAAATGCTCAGGAATGGAAAAAGTTATTCAAACCATGTGCTGCCCAGCGCCTTTTTCTTCCG GTCATTTTAAAGGATGTGGATTCTCTCCTTTATGTGGATACTGATGTTCTCTTCCTGAGACCCATCGATGACATCTGGCACATCTTGAAAGAGTTCAACTCTACACAGCTAGCTGCTATGGCCCCAGAACACGAGATACCAAAGATTGGCTGGTATAGCCGATTTGCACGTCATCCTTATTATGGGGCAACTGGAGTAAATTCTGGAGTGATGCTAATGAATTTAACACGGATACGCAACACTCAGTTCAAG AACAGCATGATACCGAGTGGTTTGACTTGGGAGGAAATGTTATATCCGTTATACCAAAAGTACAAAAATTACATTACATGGGGAGACCAGGATTtgctaaatataattttttactttaaCCCAG AGTGTCTCTATGTGTTTCCGTGTCAGTGGAACTACCGGCCTGACCACTGTATGTATGGAAGCAACTGTAAAGGTGCAGAAGAAGAAGGTGTCTCTATTCTGCACGGAAATAGAGGTGTCTATCATGATGACAAACAGCCTACCTTCAAGGCACTCTATGAAGTGATACGTGAT tttcCATTTGAAGACAATCTCTTCCAGTCTCTGTACTACCCTCTGCAGTCTAAGTTTCTGGACACAGTGCACACTTTATGTGGGAGAATTCCACAAGTATTTTTGAAGCAAATTGAGAAAACTATGAAGAAGGTCTATGAAAATCGTGTCATTGTCTACTTGGGGGCCAACCACAGATACTAA